The following coding sequences are from one Musa acuminata AAA Group cultivar baxijiao chromosome BXJ1-6, Cavendish_Baxijiao_AAA, whole genome shotgun sequence window:
- the LOC103987156 gene encoding uncharacterized protein LOC103987156 has protein sequence MAGGFRVLHLVRPFLAFLPEVQSADRKIPFREKVIYTVIALFIFLVCSQLPLYGIHSTTGADPFYWMRVILASNRGTVMELGITPIVTSGLVMQLLVGSKIIEVDNSVREDRALLNGAQKLLGILIAIGEAVAYVLSGMYGSVSQLGTGNAILIILQLFFAGIIVICLDELLQKGYGLGSGISLFIATNICENIIWKAFSPTTINTGRGAEFEGAVIALFHLLITRTDKVRALREAFYRQNLPNVTNLLATVLVFLIVIYFQGFRVVLPVRSKNARGQQGSYPIKLFYTSNMPIILQSALVSNLYFISQLLYRRYSGNFFVNLLGKWKESEYSGQSIPVGGIAYYITAPSSLADMAANPFHALFYIIFMLSACALFSKTWIEVSGSSARDVAKQLKEQQMVMPGHRESNLQKELNRYIPTAAAFGGMCIGALTVLADFMGAIGSGTGILLAVTIIYQYFETFEKERASELGFFGL, from the exons AAAGGTCATCTATACAGTTATTGCTCTCTTTATTTTTCTGGTTTGCAGTCAGCTTCCACTTTATGGCATACATTCAACCACTGGAGCCGATCCTTTTTACTGGATGCGAGTTATTCTTGCATCTAATCGTGGAACTGTCATGGAGCTTGGAATAACTCCAATTGTGACTTCTGGATTGGTGATGCAACTCTTGGTTGGTTCCAAGATTATCGAAGTTGACAACAGCGTACGGGAGGATCGAGCTCTTTT AAATGGTGCACAAAAGTTACTTGGTATTCTAATTGCTATTGGAGAGGCTGTTGCATATGTTCTATCTGGGATGTATGGCAGTGTCAGCCAACTTGGTACTGGGAATGCTATTCTCATTATACTTCAGCTTTTCTTTGCTGGTATCATTGTCATCTGTTTGGATGAACTTCTTCAGAAAGGTTATGGTCTGGGTTCTGGTATTTCTTTGTTCATTGCTACCAATATCTG CGAAAATATCATTTGGAAGGCATTTAGCCCAACAACCATTAACACTGGGCGTGGTGCTGAATTTGAAGGTGCTGTTATTGCCTTATTCCATCTCCTGATAACTCGAACAGATAAAGTCCGTGCTCTTCGTGAGGCTTTCTACCGTCAGAATCTTCCAAATGTGACCAACTTGCTTGCTACAGTTCTGGTCTTTCTTATAGTTATCTACTTCCAAGGTTTTCGTGTTGTATTGCCTGTGAGATCAAAGAATGCTCGTGGGCAGCAAGGTTCCTACCCTATCAAGTTGTTCTACACCTCTAATATGCCCATAATTTTACAGTCAGCTCTTGTCTCTAACCTGTACTTTATTTCCCAG TTGTTGTACAGGAGATACAGTGGAAATTTCTTTGTGAATCTGCTGGGTAAATGGAAAGAGTCTGAGTATTCTGGTCAATCCATCCCTGTAGGTGGTATAGCTTACTATATTACAGCACCATCAAG CTTGGCAGATATGGCAGCAAATCCATTCCATGCACTTTTCTATATAATCTTTATGCTTTCAGCCTGTGCACTTTTTTCCAAAACTTGGATAGAAGTCTCTGGATCATCCGCAAGAGATGTGGCCAAGCAACTTAAG GAACAACAAATGGTTATGCCGGGTCATCGGGAGTCAAATTTACAGAAGGAATTGAACAGGTACATTCCAACTGCAGCAGCCTTTGGTGGCATGTGCATTGGTGCATTGACGGTTCTAGCAGATTTCATGGGTGCAATTGGTTCCGGAACCGGGATACTGCTTGCTGTGACCATCATATATCAATACTTTGAGACATTTGAGAAGGAGAGAGCCAGCGAGCTTGGCTTCTTTGGTCTATGA